Proteins encoded by one window of Chromobacterium violaceum ATCC 12472:
- a CDS encoding ParA family protein, which yields MRSVLIANPKGGSGKSTLATNLAAYYAASGKKVMLGDVDRQQTSLHWLARRDHALPGISGWEVAANEPRRPPRGTEVVVLDSPASLHGKKLTALLSQVEHVIVPIQPSPFDMWASEAFFEQMLEEKAIRKNKAYMAVVGMRVDPRTRSARELEQFLARHEVPVLSWLRDTQLYVQAASAGMSLFDLPASRTARDREAWLPILRWLGEDPAAWCDK from the coding sequence GTGAGGTCGGTACTGATAGCGAATCCCAAGGGCGGCAGCGGCAAGTCGACGCTGGCCACCAATCTGGCGGCCTATTACGCAGCCAGTGGCAAGAAGGTGATGTTGGGGGACGTGGACCGCCAGCAGACCTCCTTGCACTGGCTGGCCAGGCGCGATCACGCGCTGCCGGGCATCTCCGGCTGGGAGGTCGCCGCCAACGAGCCCAGGCGCCCGCCGCGCGGCACCGAGGTGGTGGTGCTGGACAGCCCGGCCAGCCTGCACGGCAAGAAGCTGACCGCGCTGCTGTCACAGGTGGAGCACGTGATCGTGCCCATCCAGCCGTCGCCGTTCGACATGTGGGCCAGCGAAGCCTTTTTCGAGCAGATGCTGGAGGAAAAGGCCATCCGCAAGAACAAGGCCTATATGGCGGTGGTGGGCATGCGGGTGGATCCGCGCACCCGTTCGGCCAGGGAGCTGGAGCAGTTCCTGGCGCGGCACGAGGTGCCGGTGCTCAGCTGGCTGCGCGATACCCAGCTCTACGTGCAGGCGGCGTCGGCCGGGATGTCGCTGTTCGACCTGCCGGCTTCGCGCACCGCGCGGGACCGCGAAGCGTGGCTGCCGATACTGCGCTGGCTGGGAGAGGATCCGGCGGCCTGGTGCGACAAGTAG
- a CDS encoding GMP reductase yields the protein MIKTELNYGDVYLVPKKTVVDSRKECDTSVQFGPRRFAMPVYPSNMKSVVSAETCELFAREGWFYTLHRFNVDAVAFTRYMQEQGLFASISVGVNDDTYEQLDALKAAGLSPEYMTLDIANAWCVKAERMIKHIKQHFPNTFLIGGNVATAEAARDLEAWGCDAIKAGIAGGRVCITKNKTGFHRPMVSTVRDCVAAVTIPVIADGGIVEHGDIAKALVCGATMVMAGSLFAGYDESAGDIVEIAGKHYKEYFGSASQFNKGAYVNVEGKKILVEYKGSMGKLLRELQEDLQSSVSYAGGTTLAALREVEMIQVYR from the coding sequence ATGATCAAGACCGAACTCAACTACGGCGACGTATACCTGGTGCCGAAGAAAACCGTGGTGGACAGCCGCAAGGAGTGCGACACCTCCGTGCAGTTCGGCCCGCGCCGCTTCGCGATGCCGGTCTACCCGTCCAATATGAAGTCGGTGGTTTCGGCCGAAACCTGCGAGCTGTTCGCCCGCGAAGGCTGGTTCTACACCCTGCACCGCTTCAATGTCGACGCGGTGGCCTTCACCCGCTACATGCAGGAGCAGGGCCTGTTCGCGTCGATCAGCGTCGGCGTCAACGACGACACCTACGAGCAGCTGGACGCGCTGAAAGCCGCCGGCCTGAGCCCCGAATACATGACGCTCGACATCGCTAACGCCTGGTGCGTGAAGGCGGAGCGCATGATCAAGCACATCAAGCAGCATTTCCCCAACACCTTCCTGATCGGCGGCAACGTCGCCACCGCCGAAGCCGCGCGCGACCTCGAGGCCTGGGGCTGCGACGCGATCAAGGCCGGCATCGCCGGCGGCCGCGTCTGCATCACCAAGAACAAGACCGGCTTCCATCGCCCGATGGTCTCCACCGTGCGCGACTGCGTGGCCGCGGTGACGATCCCGGTGATCGCCGACGGCGGCATCGTCGAGCACGGCGACATCGCCAAGGCGCTGGTCTGCGGCGCGACCATGGTGATGGCCGGTTCGCTGTTCGCCGGCTATGACGAGTCGGCGGGCGACATCGTCGAGATCGCGGGCAAGCACTACAAGGAATACTTCGGCAGCGCCTCGCAGTTCAACAAGGGCGCCTACGTCAACGTCGAGGGCAAGAAGATCCTGGTCGAGTACAAGGGCAGCATGGGCAAGCTGCTGCGTGAACTGCAGGAGGACCTGCAGTCTTCGGTCAGCTACGCCGGCGGCACCACGCTGGCCGCGCTGCGCGAGGTGGAGATGATCCAGGTCTATCGCTGA